A section of the Salvelinus fontinalis isolate EN_2023a chromosome 33, ASM2944872v1, whole genome shotgun sequence genome encodes:
- the spa17 gene encoding sperm surface protein Sp17: protein MSVPFSNTHLRVPRGFGNILEGLAREILRDQPKDIPTFAALYFTALLKEREDSGLDPAEWCARLEDRFYNNHAFKNSPNQVNTSPADATLKISKEKDELTESQTEDETSHIEPVGIPSPTNSNLDVCEDVQGTESQGKYEMVNITDKDVVSMQIYPSEVSDNKLTDMDVNMTSKEMNERADKVVCLSKFEPSEEISLGGLSNVDVCAEELRKTEEGEEDTSQEISTGDDAILGSSNEMNLSSEFELTQEVSFTGLFNIDVCAEELRGTKEREEQGTAEDGLSEGFKDQDLADAQESSISLMVEISGRLSPPQTESPEPILQETTDNSGGVPEEEGIENLIVSTTYTGQTHEVASSIDDASRILSDNESVLGDDEEQKEESLVQISTEEVPKTLKVKMYEQQPEEEGSVEASQTEAGRPDVVSEDAEEETGLVGHDTQDSVEPNTNIEGETEAVTAEAEAQIMAMEHEASDIEVEQDYKSDSSDSSDEDGEKLSTVNVLTPNQQASQIEQKQEDETDHENKDLSKKEMGEDISPEDSTKMENKQENDNPYIDDAEMGEKSISHAYQQGPSNEVRAAELQQEDAEKETGDRAEQQEDTDAVEYRETELKGLGKEDTMTTSQDTDQTDDNPVHMPEGEIKDSVDKTYDKEECSQPQEEEDIMDIPLDDPEANKAAAKIQAGFRGHMTRKKIKPADKPEGEEEEEVSSSGEALNGNQGGTESGGSDGVERDDTSVPEQ, encoded by the exons ATGTCTGTGCCTTTTTCAAACACTCACCTTCGGGTTCCACGTGGGTTTGGCAATATCTTGGAGGGGTTGGCTCGAGAGATCCTGCGAGACCAGCCCAAGGACATCCCCACCTTCGCTGCCCTTTACTTCACTGCTCTTctcaaagagagagaag ACAGTGGCTTGGACCCCGCAGAGTGGTGTGCCAGGCTTGAGGACAGATTCTACAACAATCATGCGTTCAAG AACTCACCGAATCAAGTCAACACCAGTCCAGCTGATGCAACTCTGAAGATTTCGAA GGAAAAGGATGAGCTGACTGAATCTCAAACAGAAGACGAAACTAGTCATATTGAGCCAGTTGGGATTCCATCTCCCACAAACTCAAACCTTGATGTCTGTGAAGATGTGCAGGGAACTGAAAGTCAAGGAAAATATGAAATGGTCAATATCACAGATAAAGATGTGGTTTCAATGCAAATATATCCCTCAGAGGTATCAGACAACAAACTCACAGATATGGATGTTAACATGACAAGCAAAGAGATGAATGAAAGAGCTGACAAAGTGGTATGCCTCTCTAAATTTGAGCCCAGTGAGGAAATCTCACTTGGTGGGCTTTCAAATGTGGATGTATGTGCTGAAGAACTGAGGAAGACTGAAGAGGGAGAAGAAGACACTTCTCAGGAAATCAGCACGGGAGATGATGCCATTCTCGGAAGCTCAAACGAAATGAACCTCAGTAGTGAATTTGAACTTACTCAGGAAGTCTCATTCACTGGCCTTTTCAATATAGATGTATGTGCTGAAGAACTAAGAGGGACAAAAGAAAGAGAGGAACAAGGCACTGCAGAGGATGGCCTCAGTGAAGGCTTCAAAGATCAAGATCTTGCTGATGCTCAGGAGAGTTCAATATCGCTCATGGTTGAAATCAGTGGACGATTATCACCACCTCAAACTGAATCCCCTGAACCTATTCTACAGGAAACAACTGACAATTCAGGGGGTGTTCCAGAAGAGGAAGGAATAGAAAATCTAATTGTTTCCACAACATATACTGGGCAAACGCATGAAGTTGCATCCTCCATTGATGATGCCTCCAGAATCTTGTCAGATAATGAAAGTGTTTTAGGTGATGATGAAGAACAAAAGGAGGAAAGTCTTGTTCAGATCAGCACTGAGGAGGTACCTAAAACCCTCAAGGTCAAAATGTATGAACAGCAGCCAGAGGAGGAAGGTTCGGTCGAGGCTTCACAAACTGAGGCAGGACGACCAGATGTTGTGTCGGAGGATGCTGAGGAAGAAACGGGCCTTGTTGGACATGATACTCAAGACTCTGTTGAACCGAACACTAACATCGAAGGGGAAACGGAGGCAGTCACCGCTGAGGCTGAAGCTCAGATAATGGCAATGGAGCATGAGGCTTCTGATATAGAAGTGGAACAAGATTACAAATCTGATTCCAGTGATTCAAGTGACGAAGATGGGGAGAAACTGAGTACGGTGAACGTCCTCACTCCTAATCAACAGGCCTCTCAAATAGAGCAGAAACAAGAGGATGAAACTGATCATGAGAACAAGGATCTAAGTAAGAAGGAAATGGGTGAAGACATCTCTCCGGAGGATTCTACTAAGATGGAAAATAAGCAAGAGAATGATAATCCTTACATCGATGACGCGGAAATGGGGGAAAAATCCATTTCACACGCATATCAACAAGGTCCTTCAAACGAGGTTAGAGCTGCAGAGCTGCAGCAAGAGGACGctgagaaagagacaggggaCAGAGCTGAGCAACAGGAGGATACAGACGCGGTGGAGTACAGGGAAACTGAACTAAAAGGACTTGGAAAAGAGGACACAATGACCACGTCTCAGGACACAGACCAAACTGATGACAACCCAGTGCACATGCCAGAGGGAGAAATAAAGGACAGCGTGGACAAGACTTATGACAAG GAAGAATGCAGCCAAccccaggaggaggaggacatcatgGACATACCTCTGGACGACCCCGAGGCCAACAAGGCAGCTGCCAAGATCCAGGCTGGCTTCCGTGGTCACATGACCAGGAAGAAGATTAAGCCTGCTGACAAgcctgagggagaggaggaggaggaggtgagcagCAGTGGTGAGGCCCTCAACGGCAACCAGGGGGGGACAG AGTCAGGAGGCTCGGACGGAGTAGAGAGAGATGACACATCTGTGCCGGAACAGTGA